The segment GAAGATCTGGCCGCAAATCGCAGAGAATTTCCCGGTGAAAACACTGACATCATCAGTTTTGCCGACCTTGATCTGGATGATATTACACCGTCATTTACCCTGTTTTTTAATCGAATTGGAAAACCGTACACCGCCTATTTTAAGGAAAATGATCCCGGCAATGTCGCACTCGCCAATAATCTGGTTATTACCGTTTCGGCCAAAGGAGAGAGCCGAACGATCACCGTTATTCCGGAAACCGGTTTACTGCAATGACGTTTTTCAAGACCATACATAGCGGCTCAAAAGGCTTTACCCTGGTGGAAGTCATTGTCACCATCATTGCGGCCGGCATTTTGGGCGCCATTTTTGTTAATTTTATGGGCACCGCCTTAAGCTCCGGCTGGAATGCCATCGAGACCACCCGGGACGAGGCCAACGCCGAGGCGCTGCTGGAACAAATTGTGGCTGAGTATGTCGCCGCCATCAACAGCAACCCGGATACCGCCCTGGTCAACATCGCCGCCACTTACGGGGGCCAGACCATCAATGGCGTCAGCATCACAACCGAATATATTTACTTTAACAGCAGCGGCGACGAAACGTCCGGCGGCTCAGACTACCTAAAAATCGTGCTGCAGCCGACAGGTCTGAGTGCACCGGCCATTGCCGGACGCCACAGGCTTACGGCCATTTTAGCCAAAAACAGGGAGACCGATGACCACTTTGTCACTTTTTAAATTCCGCTTTGCATGTGGATCACAAAAAGGCTTTACCCTGGTAGAGCTGATCGTCACCATTGTTTTGGTGGGGATTATCGGTGTGTTTACCACCCTGTTTGTCTATACCGGTTTGAATGGTTACTTGACCGCCAGAGATACGACCGAAGGGGCCCTAAGGGCCCAAATCGCCCTCGACCGTCTTAGCGAAGAACTGCGGGACATCGATATCATCGATACCGGCACCTATGCGGCCAACAGCCGCATGGATTATACCAGCCGCACCTTAACCGGCAATCGACAGATTCTTTTCAGCAACGGTATCATATCCGTGAACGGCGGCAATGGACCGCAACCGTTGTTGGATGATGTAAATACCTTTACCATGGCCATCACAAAATCAGACCTGAATGGTGACGGCAATGATGATGTTGAGGCCATTGATATCAGCTTTGATTTCATAGCGGAACGTAGTGTCACGCGGCAGTTCAGTGCCCGCATTTTTCCGCGAAATCTGGTGCCGGCGCCATAAAACGAGCGCTGCAGCATTGCTTCGATTTGTTTGAATCTCCAACAAAACCGGGGATAAAAAATAAACGGCAGCATATGGCCATAAAAAAAGATATGAAACGGCTTATACACCCGAATTCCAAATGCACTTTTTCGTTGTTGCCGAAACAGCAGCACCTCGGCCCGGCGGGCAATGTGCTCGTCTATGTGGTGGTCCTGATGCTAATCTTCGGCGTTCTGGGTGTTGCCATGGTTTCCCTGTTTTCAACCTCTATGGCCAGCACTGCTAACCGCAATGATAGCCGCCGGGCCCGCTATCTGTCTGAATCCGGTGTACGTTACGCCATCCTCGAGATGCGTGCAGCGGATTTCGACGAAGACAATATCATCGATCCCCTCAATACGCTCACCTACACGGTCACTGATGCGGGCACCTTCAAACCCAATATTTTCACCCCCTGGTTTGATTCAGACGCTGATGTCGATGCGCCGGATGTGGTCTATGCAACTCCGCGCCTCGGAGAGATACCGGTTGACTTTACCACCGATCCTGCCAGCCCGCTAAACGATGTTTGGCTGATCAATTACGATTATATTACCGGTACCGGACCGGACATCCTTACCATGCGCGATGAAGCCTATAGCTTGGCCATAAGCGGCACCAGCCAGGAGATCGATATTGCCGGATCCAGTTTTCTGGCCCTAACAGGCGAGCAGCTCGTGCTTGGGGTTGAGCCCACCGAGGATCGGACCATCAATGAAGGCGGGAGCCTGTATGTTGCCCGGGATGCCAGGCATTTTTTTCCTAAATTTAATGGAGCAATTAATATCAACCGGGTGGATTACGCCTATGCGCGCCTGGTCGACGACGGCAGCAAGGTGATCCTTGAAAATGTGACCGCTTCCCAGTTTCCACCCCCAACACCGCCTCTGAGCGCATTTCCGCTAACAGTTGACGCGGATTCTGGCGGTACCTACGACGGCGATTTTGTCATCCTCTCACCACGCAACTACATGGTCATGGCCGAAGGCGAATCAGATGGGGTCGCTGTGGGCGATTCCTATGCCCTGGGCATGAACGTGTACAACGACTCTTTGATCCCACCCGAATCCCGTAAACCGGACATAACCTCTGAAGATTTTGTCTCCAATTTGCGCCAGCAGGAAACCGACAGCCGTTTTTTTGACCCCAATCTGACTGATTTCGAGCTAGATATCGGCGGTGGGGGTACAGATGAGTTCGGATCGGCCTTTTACGACGCCACCCGGGATTTTGGTGGTGAGCGCGATTACTGTGAGCAGGGCGCCTGCCTGTTTGCGATAGGGATACGGACCTATTTTCTGCTGGATTTTAGCTCACAGGGCGACGGCATTACCTTTACCCTGCTCAATGCCGCCGACAATACCGCCAGCTCGGCGGGCGGGGATGTCGACCTCAGCGAATTAATCGGCTATGCCGGAGACAGCCGCACCAACTCTGCCGGAACCGCTTTTTTGGCCACCGATGCCGCAGACCGCGGTCTGGATCCGCCTAAAATTGCCGTTGAATTCGACACCCGCACCAATAACGACACCCTGGCTTACTGCAACGGGGGCAGCGTCAACCAGAACACCCGCGATGACCCCCTGGATAGCAACCAGGATGCCGTCCAGTATGTCTTCTGGGGCCGCGAGGCCAATGTTGCCCAGCCGTGCCGCGATGATCCTTCCTACGACGACAACCGTCATGGGCCGGGACTGTGGCAATTTGACGCGCCTTCCGGCAGGATCGACTCTTCAGCCGGGGTGGATCCCAGCACCGGCACGATTTATATTGGGTCCAACGATAACAATGTGTATGCCATCAATCCGGACGGCACCCAAAAATGGGTATTTACAGGTGCATCGGGTGATATCATCTCGTCTCCGGCAGTGGATCCCAACGACGGCACAGTTTATGTGGGCTCCAATGATAACAATGTCTATGCCATCAATCCTGCCACCGGTAACCAGAAGTGGGTGTTTGCAACCGGTGGAGATGTCCGATCTTCACCGGCTATTGCCTCCGATGGAACCATCTATGTGGCCTCAAATGACGGAGTTCTTTACGCGCTAAATTCAGCTCAGCGTCAGTCAGGGGCACCCTTCCCGGCAGCAGGCGAATGGCAAAGACCCAATCCCGTGAATCCGGGCGCCGAATATTCCCTCGGACGCCCGGCTATTGGCCCTGCACCGAACCGCACCATCTATGTCTCGGATCGCGTCAATACGTTATTTGCCGTCAGACCATCGGACGGAGCGGTCCTATGGACATTTAATACGGTTGATGCCAGTGAATATATGCCGGGCGTTGATTCAAGTTCAGGCGTAATTTATACGGACGTTTTCGGCAACTCACTGGTGGCCGTCAATACCGGCGGTTCGGAAAGATGGCGTCTGGGAGTTGGATCTGATATTGACTCAACGCCGGTTGTTGGCTCGGACGGTACCGTATATATCGGCACCGACGCCAGAGACGCGCTTCTGGCCATCAGGGAAATCAATCCAAGTCTAGGACAGATCATATGGGAGTTTCCCGCCGGAGGTGACGTCAATATCATACCGGC is part of the Desulfobacterales bacterium genome and harbors:
- a CDS encoding PQQ-binding-like beta-propeller repeat protein — translated: MAIKKDMKRLIHPNSKCTFSLLPKQQHLGPAGNVLVYVVVLMLIFGVLGVAMVSLFSTSMASTANRNDSRRARYLSESGVRYAILEMRAADFDEDNIIDPLNTLTYTVTDAGTFKPNIFTPWFDSDADVDAPDVVYATPRLGEIPVDFTTDPASPLNDVWLINYDYITGTGPDILTMRDEAYSLAISGTSQEIDIAGSSFLALTGEQLVLGVEPTEDRTINEGGSLYVARDARHFFPKFNGAININRVDYAYARLVDDGSKVILENVTASQFPPPTPPLSAFPLTVDADSGGTYDGDFVILSPRNYMVMAEGESDGVAVGDSYALGMNVYNDSLIPPESRKPDITSEDFVSNLRQQETDSRFFDPNLTDFELDIGGGGTDEFGSAFYDATRDFGGERDYCEQGACLFAIGIRTYFLLDFSSQGDGITFTLLNAADNTASSAGGDVDLSELIGYAGDSRTNSAGTAFLATDAADRGLDPPKIAVEFDTRTNNDTLAYCNGGSVNQNTRDDPLDSNQDAVQYVFWGREANVAQPCRDDPSYDDNRHGPGLWQFDAPSGRIDSSAGVDPSTGTIYIGSNDNNVYAINPDGTQKWVFTGASGDIISSPAVDPNDGTVYVGSNDNNVYAINPATGNQKWVFATGGDVRSSPAIASDGTIYVASNDGVLYALNSAQRQSGAPFPAAGEWQRPNPVNPGAEYSLGRPAIGPAPNRTIYVSDRVNTLFAVRPSDGAVLWTFNTVDASEYMPGVDSSSGVIYTDVFGNSLVAVNTGGSERWRLGVGSDIDSTPVVGSDGTVYIGTDARDALLAIREINPSLGQIIWEFPAGGDVNIIPALSLDESVVYAISNGIDNADGFVYAVDAATGTENWSFELVTETGQPPGNVTSSPVVDPTTGNIYVGSDDTNVYALTPFDEEPRNEQSLLLTSADLGGTVDSAVNWLNGASTKGPWAVRLEVDRTTQVGGEGDYELRLWMKQCDNPACDTLNGADDPFFSDTRIIYEVSPPDLEQIFQLDALNNAKFDRFLFGFTAAAGAQAQNVSIANFTQSFSRPGDSVITP
- a CDS encoding type II secretion system protein → MTTLSLFKFRFACGSQKGFTLVELIVTIVLVGIIGVFTTLFVYTGLNGYLTARDTTEGALRAQIALDRLSEELRDIDIIDTGTYAANSRMDYTSRTLTGNRQILFSNGIISVNGGNGPQPLLDDVNTFTMAITKSDLNGDGNDDVEAIDISFDFIAERSVTRQFSARIFPRNLVPAP
- a CDS encoding prepilin-type N-terminal cleavage/methylation domain-containing protein; its protein translation is MTFFKTIHSGSKGFTLVEVIVTIIAAGILGAIFVNFMGTALSSGWNAIETTRDEANAEALLEQIVAEYVAAINSNPDTALVNIAATYGGQTINGVSITTEYIYFNSSGDETSGGSDYLKIVLQPTGLSAPAIAGRHRLTAILAKNRETDDHFVTF